Genomic window (Rosa chinensis cultivar Old Blush chromosome 6, RchiOBHm-V2, whole genome shotgun sequence):
AATTCCTTATTATATATCCAGAAATTTCAGACAGAGTAATGCTCACCTGCTGACGAGCTGCAGCCAGTTGTAGAAGCTCATCAGCTTCTGAAAAATTCATGAACCACTGGGCCAGGGGATGATCTTTTGTGTCACCTCTCTTTCTTTTACTTGGATCTTCAACTGGCACTaaatgaaatgaaaaggaaTCTTATACATCCACAACAAGACAAAAAAAGGATTGCCGGCAGCAAGGCAGAGAAACTTATACCAGGAGGCAGAGTCAAACCAGAAGGTAATCTGGGGGAGGCTATAGCAGGGTGATTCTGGACGCGAGCTAAAAAACTCTCTGACGGCTCAGGGAGCACAATCTCATCATAGGATTCCACGACCACGGGTTTCTTGGTCGACATAGGACCAGATTCATCTTCGGGGTACAACTTCAAATGATGAAATCTGTGAAGAAATTGAAACACTGAAAAATCAGAAGCCTAATAGTTTTCTATTTCCATGTTCCGGGGCTTTGGTAGGTATTGTGAGTACATTACCACCAATATCCTTTGTTTAAAAGAAACTATTACAGATCACATTCATCCCCAAAACTATGCCCAAAAAGAAACAGCTTGTTTGGTTGTTGAGAATCATTTGACATCAAATTAAATTGACAGTAAAGAATATGAATTAAAAGGAATAATCAAACGCAAAACATTCACTGCATATAAAGGAATCTAATCAAACTTCTAGTTTGTACTTTGATTGAAGAATTAAACACATGTAGATTAACTTCCCACAACAACATTGTACATAGTAGGAGGTGTTTCTGGATAATAACTTGGAGATGAAGAATAAACATATTGACATCAGATATTAAATCCAACCAGAAGTTGCTTCTTTGCCACTGCATGTAGTTCTATTATTCTTTTCTCAAGGAAATTTTGACACTAGTTCCAAATTAAAAGAACATACACATGAAATGCCAAATTGGCTAGCCAAATACTAAAAGGATTATTTTGATAGTAGTAAATGACATACAGATGGTATTTAAAGAAACTCACAAGTTTAATGGCTTCTCGCAAACATCACTGTGGAAAAATAGTGTAATTGCGATTTCAAATTCACCCCAGCCACATTCGGATAACTCGAATGGCGGTGACTCAACCACCCTTGTGGGATTATTGAAACTGGAATGCAACTGGAAAACAACACGCTTTATCACCACTCCCAGATCCTCATTGGTTGCCCCACGAACATACACAGTCCACTTATGTGATTGGTACCTAATTATATATCCCAAATATATTCAAATATTCTAATTAACATTGTAAGTAATGCAAGAAATCAATAAACCTAGCAACAGTCAAACAATACTTACTCGCTTGCCTTCTTACCGAGCCAGAATGCAATATTGCCATACACTATCGGAACACTAATCTCAACATCTTTGAGTTTCTTATGAAAAATCTACACAAAGTTCCATGAAAAGCAATACAATAAAAAATCACAATTTAACTTCAAAACATACAGATTCATAGTCTTAGTCTTTCCCTGCTCTATTGGTAGCAACATTGTTATTAGAACAATGGGAAATGACTCAAATTTCAACTCATATCAAAATGTATCCTCAAGCTCCATAACATGACCATAAACAACAACATCCAATGTGAAACAATACCCAACAGGGTCTCGAAGCTGAGGTTCAGAGCAGTAAATTCGGAAATGGGTAATCGTAAAAAACAATAAAGTTACCTTCTTTTCAGTGTCTTCGAGTTTAACGATCTTGGTGCGCTGTGGTTTGGGCGCGGGCGCGCTTGTGTCAGGCTGATCTGGACCGTTCATTACGGGAGACGAATTATTGCTCATGAGAGCTCTTCTCTCGTTTAGGGTTTCTGGCGCGAAGTTGCAGACTCTACTGCGGGGTCTCGAAGCTCCCCTGCAATTCGAGGTATTATCGTATACGACGAGTGTTTCAATTTGTCTCATTGTCCCACGAGTTATACTGCGCGCAAGGG
Coding sequences:
- the LOC112174104 gene encoding transcription initiation factor TFIID subunit 14b isoform X1; translated protein: MRQIETLVVYDNTSNCRGASRPRSRVCNFAPETLNERRALMSNNSSPVMNGPDQPDTSAPAPKPQRTKIVKLEDTEKKIFHKKLKDVEISVPIVYGNIAFWLGKKASEYQSHKWTVYVRGATNEDLGVVIKRVVFQLHSSFNNPTRVVESPPFELSECGWGEFEIAITLFFHSDVCEKPLNLFHHLKLYPEDESGPMSTKKPVVVESYDEIVLPEPSESFLARVQNHPAIASPRLPSGLTLPPVPVEDPSKRKRGDTKDHPLAQWFMNFSEADELLQLAAARQQVQAHIAKFRREISSMDVQQQQVNSVSDQ
- the LOC112174104 gene encoding transcription initiation factor TFIID subunit 14b isoform X2 — encoded protein: MRQIETLVVYDNTSNCRGASRPRSRVCNFAPETLNERRALMSNNSSPVMNGPDQPDTSAPAPKPQRTKIVKLEDTEKKIFHKKLKDVEISVPIVYGNIAFWLGKKASEYQSHKWTVYVRGATNEDLGVVIKRVVFQLHSSFNNPTRVVESPPFELSECGWGEFEIAITLFFHSDVCEKPLNLFHHLKLYPEDESGPMSTKKPVVVESYDEIVLPEPSESFLARVQNHPAIASPRLPSVPVEDPSKRKRGDTKDHPLAQWFMNFSEADELLQLAAARQQVQAHIAKFRREISSMDVQQQQVNSVSDQ